Within the Acidihalobacter prosperus genome, the region CGATGACCACGTCCCCGACCCCCATTTTGCTCCAGGCCGTGTTGTTGATCTGGCTCGGCTGCGTCGGCTGCTGCGGCATCTTGCCAGGCGGTACTGGTGCAAACAGGCCGCTGCGCGCCAGATCGTCGGCGACGATATGCCCGATACGCTGCGGCGGCTGCCCCGTCCCGGACCAGCCGAAGGGCACGACGCCTATCGGCGTCGCGCCCACGGCACCCTGAGTAATCGTGATATTGAGCGCGGCGTGGGCCGGCATCCATGCCAGACCGAGCAGCAGACACAGAAATACCGTAAGTCGTCGTATGAGCATCGTCATCTCTGAGGCTTGAAGTCGAATATCAGGGTACGCTGAAAGACACTTGGATTGGGAGCAAGCGGCAATGGTTCCGAACGCCGGACCGCGACCTCGACCGAATGCTTGAACAACTCGTCTCCGGTGCAGTCGGTGATCTGCAGGCTGAGAATATACCCCGCCGGGTCCTGCTGGACCATGACACGGCAGCTCTGTCCCGGCTGGTACCCCGGCGGTATCACCCAGTTGTTTTGAACCCGCGCCTGGATAGCCGCCAACCACGAATTCTGTAGTTTTTGGTTGCGCGCGGCGGTCGCCGCCATCTGTTGTTTTTTGA harbors:
- the tolA gene encoding cell envelope integrity protein TolA, producing KAEAAAKAQAAAEAKRKAEEAAEKRRLQAQIAAEAAALKKQQMAATAARNQKLQNSWLAAIQARVQNNWVIPPGYQPGQSCRVMVQQDPAGYILSLQITDCTGDELFKHSVEVAVRRSEPLPLAPNPSVFQRTLIFDFKPQR